The Acetivibrio saccincola genome window below encodes:
- a CDS encoding IS3 family transposase — protein MIYGIRFKTKKETRKVIINYIEGFYNSRRLHSSLGYRLPREYINDYYKNEKKVA, from the coding sequence GTGATATATGGAATCCGCTTCAAGACAAAAAAAGAGACTAGGAAGGTGATAATTAACTATATAGAAGGTTTTTATAACTCAAGGCGTTTGCATTCATCACTTGGATATAGATTGCCAAGAGAATATATAAACGACTACTATAAGAATGAGAAAAAAGTGGCCTAG
- a CDS encoding DDE-type integrase/transposase/recombinase, with amino-acid sequence MLSEEVRNAIALKRFSLISPILNGQVNNRKDYYAQISSKPVEMPHYGIGKYSPKTIESWYCDYMRGGLDALKPGYRKDRGNCRKIDTELAEKILETKRKYPKAPTTIIYDKLIKKGILKEGQISLTTLYRFLKFSNHESIYETEEKKEIKRFAHQYINELWYGDLMYGPYIQEGRKKRATYLLAYIDDASRLVPHGEFYYTQNLESLRHSFKEAVLKRGIPSLLYTDNGKIYRSQQFEFMCADVGCTLIHSKPFVAHSRGKIERFFLTVRKRFLSQLNMNKIESLEEPVFIYYEGKKIGEALQVNFHDNAHMKRRGRPKNSELIVDLQNNEVSVTHADMPKSKQTISFKTIMEGEK; translated from the coding sequence ATGTTAAGTGAAGAGGTAAGAAATGCCATTGCGTTAAAAAGATTTTCACTGATAAGTCCGATCCTAAATGGACAAGTGAATAATCGTAAGGACTATTATGCTCAAATTTCATCAAAACCCGTAGAAATGCCACACTATGGCATAGGAAAATATTCACCTAAAACAATAGAGTCCTGGTACTGTGATTACATGCGTGGAGGATTGGATGCATTAAAACCCGGATACCGGAAAGACAGGGGTAATTGTAGAAAAATAGATACAGAACTTGCTGAAAAAATCCTTGAGACGAAAAGAAAATATCCTAAAGCGCCTACTACAATCATCTATGATAAACTAATAAAAAAAGGCATATTAAAAGAAGGGCAAATATCACTTACCACACTATACAGGTTTTTAAAATTTTCAAATCATGAAAGCATTTATGAAACTGAAGAGAAAAAAGAAATTAAAAGATTTGCACATCAATATATAAATGAGTTGTGGTATGGGGATTTAATGTATGGACCTTACATACAGGAAGGCAGGAAGAAAAGAGCCACATACTTATTAGCATATATAGATGATGCATCAAGACTTGTACCTCACGGAGAATTTTACTATACACAAAATTTAGAATCGTTAAGGCATTCATTTAAAGAAGCGGTGTTAAAAAGAGGCATACCTTCCCTGCTCTATACGGACAATGGGAAGATTTACCGTTCACAGCAGTTTGAATTTATGTGCGCGGACGTAGGATGCACTCTTATACATTCGAAACCCTTTGTTGCACATAGCCGGGGAAAAATAGAAAGGTTCTTTTTAACAGTTAGAAAAAGATTTTTATCCCAACTTAATATGAATAAAATTGAGAGTTTGGAAGAGCCGGTATTCATATACTATGAAGGCAAGAAAATCGGTGAAGCCTTGCAGGTTAATTTTCATGACAATGCCCATATGAAACGAAGGGGCAGACCTAAAAATTCTGAGTTAATAGTGGATTTACAAAATAACGAAGTATCTGTAACACATGCTGACATGCCTAAATCAAAACAAACAATTTCATTTAAAACAATTATGGAAGGAGAGAAATAA
- a CDS encoding ExeA family protein yields MFRQFFGLKYNPFGKEIDISDVYESEDIKELNSRFKYIQNIRGMFLLVGEPGMGKSTALRKFSAGLNPGLYKPCYFSLSTVTVMDFYRGLLISLGEVPSHKKVTMFHQIQQAIMSLYYNQKITPVIILDEVQMLSNSILEELRLLFNFKMDSENPFILILSGQSQIRNKLQLAVNAPLKQRIAVKYVMQGLKPEELSDYIFTRLKSAGLHENIFTQAAIEAIYSASKGVPRLVNSLATSSLMYACSIKQKHIDEEIVYQGQKDFDI; encoded by the coding sequence ATGTTCAGACAGTTTTTTGGACTAAAATACAATCCTTTTGGAAAAGAAATTGATATTTCTGATGTTTATGAAAGTGAAGATATTAAGGAATTAAATTCAAGATTTAAATATATTCAAAACATCCGGGGAATGTTTCTTTTAGTCGGTGAACCGGGAATGGGAAAATCCACCGCCTTAAGAAAATTTTCAGCCGGGTTAAATCCGGGACTTTACAAACCCTGCTATTTTTCTCTCTCAACAGTTACCGTTATGGATTTTTACCGGGGTCTTTTAATATCTTTAGGAGAAGTGCCTTCACATAAGAAGGTTACAATGTTTCATCAGATACAACAAGCAATAATGTCTTTGTACTATAATCAAAAAATTACTCCGGTTATTATCCTTGACGAGGTACAGATGCTGTCAAACAGCATACTTGAAGAATTAAGGCTTTTATTTAACTTTAAAATGGACTCTGAAAATCCTTTTATATTAATATTGTCGGGGCAATCGCAAATCAGGAACAAATTACAGTTAGCGGTAAATGCACCTTTAAAGCAGCGTATAGCCGTAAAATACGTAATGCAGGGGTTAAAGCCTGAGGAGCTTTCAGACTATATTTTTACAAGGCTAAAGTCTGCCGGTTTACATGAAAATATATTTACCCAGGCTGCAATTGAAGCTATTTATTCTGCATCAAAAGGCGTACCCCGCCTTGTTAACAGCCTTGCAACCTCAAGCCTTATGTATGCTTGTTCAATAAAGCAAAAGCATATAGATGAAGAAATTGTATACCAAGGACAAAAAGATTTTGATATCTAA
- a CDS encoding Athe_2463 domain-containing protein, whose protein sequence is MKKHIIKILIISLLIQVINITVSASSTNIKTAKESLDIANKFLEENVLGFYGYYGETNIKGDKINEVLAVKGTPAFSDMPIFVYGSEEKASIDAVKEAAIKVIKRPDEEGVSQYRCLGYTLNGDLFANPVFPPDYPPTQNVKTLNGRWVKEPWDHKHPYIQQWINMIDFTPEQLFELTGRRDFFAANIVDGPEPQYFSDGGSVEDYVHIIQPPTMHSWGLGIGFYFHNNGQNLRYKTFLLMPFEMLKKDISVQAESIPVGAGAGRKVLVGINVKSTFTEDETADYEWEIIKKSDGSKIPVEYLGHATKEKGKITIPGENERLMYASFSMPEDDVLVRFVINEDGTSPEEKYLGNNVFEAEIKYVESIFEYGEYDIPYNVLSRDFSFNLSKRPSVADLGSARGSWSGNITGEFRIIRDPKDGLFRKYSEQNNPPVNEVRRSRVERNPIVNFTIERRDFGDDPEGRKWLDINPSTPMVKNGRLFSEGYIQGWDVYECGFEDCELCPHKVLRTAPFNEVTKDLTFNVYVYNGMKNIPSKSFRNEIENNRVDSLNKKMYWESEPYNFNVIRWMCRLDSNGKEYGWTSVDGRYQRTFKQQNSGDIQITIKSPMEVEYMQAREAARQGINRKDLYDKAVFPTDIDLQRFEYPIKSGYYFNPAGKYSFKVETVTYKPVPYDTQEHKDIVNAVINSFNYETDLMYINDYREAVNIKGELLPERGSTFSTRPGRLTARDNIGINGIELVTVLDRNSDELRYTKKVEEIYHEHISGGNTHEYWKMVMEGYEESNTLSSRDNYKYREYVKPGQKMYKITETTEVDIIINKDNINTFTHAHMPDGEYYIRVWMDNIDLGSSSHAYSSLGTLSGVMLDEMYITVKGSMYDD, encoded by the coding sequence GTGAAAAAGCATATAATTAAAATACTGATTATATCTTTACTAATACAGGTGATTAATATTACAGTATCAGCAAGCAGCACTAATATAAAAACAGCCAAAGAATCACTGGATATTGCCAATAAATTTTTAGAAGAAAATGTACTGGGATTTTACGGATATTATGGAGAAACGAATATAAAGGGAGATAAAATAAATGAAGTATTAGCTGTAAAGGGTACTCCGGCTTTTAGTGATATGCCTATTTTTGTATATGGCAGTGAGGAAAAAGCCAGTATTGATGCTGTTAAAGAAGCTGCAATTAAAGTAATTAAAAGACCCGATGAAGAAGGAGTTTCTCAATACAGATGTTTAGGTTACACTCTTAATGGAGATTTATTTGCAAATCCTGTATTTCCACCTGATTATCCCCCAACACAGAATGTTAAAACTCTCAACGGAAGATGGGTTAAAGAACCGTGGGACCATAAACATCCTTATATTCAACAGTGGATAAATATGATAGATTTTACACCGGAACAATTATTTGAATTAACCGGACGGAGGGATTTCTTTGCCGCAAATATAGTTGACGGTCCGGAGCCCCAATATTTTTCTGACGGAGGTTCTGTTGAAGATTATGTACATATAATCCAGCCCCCTACAATGCATTCATGGGGGCTGGGAATAGGATTTTATTTTCACAACAATGGTCAAAATTTAAGATACAAAACCTTTCTCCTTATGCCGTTTGAAATGCTAAAAAAAGATATTTCCGTTCAAGCAGAATCTATTCCGGTTGGTGCCGGGGCAGGAAGAAAAGTTTTAGTCGGAATAAATGTAAAGTCCACATTTACTGAGGATGAGACAGCAGATTATGAATGGGAAATTATAAAGAAAAGTGATGGCTCTAAAATACCTGTAGAATATTTAGGACATGCAACCAAAGAAAAGGGCAAAATCACCATTCCCGGTGAAAATGAAAGATTGATGTATGCAAGTTTTAGTATGCCTGAAGATGATGTTTTGGTGCGTTTTGTTATAAACGAAGACGGTACAAGCCCTGAAGAAAAATATTTAGGAAACAATGTATTTGAAGCAGAAATAAAGTATGTTGAGAGTATTTTTGAATATGGTGAATATGACATTCCTTACAACGTACTCTCAAGAGACTTTAGTTTTAATCTTTCAAAAAGACCTTCCGTGGCTGATTTAGGGTCTGCCAGAGGAAGCTGGAGCGGAAATATAACGGGAGAGTTTAGAATAATAAGAGATCCAAAGGACGGATTGTTTAGAAAATATTCTGAACAAAATAATCCTCCTGTCAATGAAGTGAGAAGAAGCAGAGTTGAAAGAAATCCTATTGTAAATTTCACTATTGAAAGAAGGGATTTTGGAGATGACCCTGAAGGACGAAAATGGCTTGACATAAATCCTTCAACCCCGATGGTTAAAAATGGCCGGCTTTTCTCTGAAGGCTATATACAAGGATGGGATGTTTATGAGTGCGGTTTTGAAGATTGTGAATTATGCCCTCATAAAGTACTTAGAACTGCACCGTTTAACGAAGTAACAAAAGATTTAACGTTTAATGTTTATGTATACAATGGAATGAAAAACATTCCGTCAAAAAGCTTTAGAAATGAAATAGAAAACAACAGGGTAGATTCTCTTAACAAAAAAATGTATTGGGAAAGTGAGCCGTATAATTTTAATGTAATCAGATGGATGTGTCGTTTAGACTCCAATGGAAAAGAATACGGCTGGACATCTGTTGACGGAAGATATCAAAGAACTTTTAAGCAGCAAAACAGTGGGGATATACAAATTACAATAAAAAGTCCTATGGAAGTTGAATATATGCAGGCAAGGGAAGCAGCAAGGCAAGGTATAAACAGAAAAGACCTGTATGACAAAGCTGTATTTCCAACGGATATAGATCTTCAAAGATTTGAGTACCCTATAAAGTCAGGATACTACTTTAACCCTGCCGGAAAATATTCTTTTAAAGTGGAGACGGTAACATACAAGCCTGTGCCTTATGATACACAGGAACACAAAGATATTGTAAACGCCGTTATAAATTCATTTAACTACGAAACAGACCTTATGTACATAAATGACTACAGGGAGGCTGTAAATATAAAAGGAGAACTGCTGCCTGAAAGGGGAAGTACTTTCAGTACACGTCCGGGCAGATTGACGGCACGGGATAACATAGGTATAAACGGGATAGAACTTGTGACGGTGTTAGACAGAAATAGCGATGAGTTACGTTATACAAAAAAAGTTGAAGAAATTTACCATGAACATATAAGCGGAGGAAATACACATGAATATTGGAAAATGGTGATGGAAGGATATGAAGAGTCAAATACTTTAAGCAGCAGGGATAATTACAAATACAGAGAGTATGTAAAACCGGGACAAAAAATGTACAAAATAACAGAAACAACAGAGGTGGACATTATTATAAACAAGGACAATATAAACACTTTTACACATGCACATATGCCGGATGGTGAGTATTACATAAGAGTGTGGATGGACAATATTGATTTAGGAAGCAGCAGCCATGCATATAGCTCATTAGGTACATTAAGCGGGGTAATGCTTGATGAAATGTATATTACTGTAAAAGGCTCCATGTATGATGACTAA
- a CDS encoding copper amine oxidase N-terminal domain-containing protein, translating to MKKIVLFITVSVIMLMAFTTTSFAQLPLRVVVNGNRVNFPDAEPFIDDNGRTQVPVRFVSEALGAEVGWEGSTKTVTISQGDKEIKIVIGKKDYTINGEKNLMDTEALLKEDRTFVPVRFVSEGLGARVDWDPAVRTVYIDTREKGDIKDDTPKDGSIIEKYGYLVPNDTNIIIAKPQGSDKVETRMSINFMRPNFEKQIEDLTFALENKFGKDIANEIRKHVEQKKSRWHQLPEKYIYVEKTNQYIWIRKSITESISIDIFHPGYIPNTSQYNDVVVEWEN from the coding sequence ATGAAAAAAATAGTTTTATTTATTACAGTATCAGTTATTATGTTAATGGCTTTTACAACAACATCCTTTGCTCAATTGCCTCTTCGTGTGGTGGTAAACGGCAATAGGGTGAATTTCCCGGATGCAGAGCCGTTTATAGACGACAACGGCAGGACACAGGTACCGGTGAGGTTTGTAAGTGAAGCATTAGGGGCAGAAGTAGGCTGGGAAGGAAGCACAAAGACGGTTACAATATCCCAGGGAGATAAAGAAATAAAGATAGTAATTGGAAAAAAGGACTATACAATAAACGGTGAAAAGAATCTAATGGATACAGAAGCGTTGCTGAAGGAAGACAGGACCTTTGTACCGGTGAGGTTTGTAAGTGAGGGGTTAGGTGCAAGGGTGGATTGGGACCCGGCTGTAAGGACGGTTTATATTGATACAAGAGAAAAAGGCGACATAAAGGATGACACCCCAAAGGATGGAAGTATTATAGAAAAGTATGGCTATTTAGTGCCAAATGATACAAACATAATAATTGCAAAACCCCAAGGAAGTGACAAAGTAGAAACGAGAATGTCTATAAATTTTATGAGACCAAATTTTGAAAAACAAATTGAAGACTTAACATTTGCATTAGAAAATAAGTTTGGTAAAGATATAGCAAATGAAATAAGAAAACATGTTGAACAAAAGAAAAGCAGATGGCATCAATTACCTGAAAAATATATATATGTAGAAAAAACTAATCAATATATTTGGATAAGAAAATCAATAACAGAGTCTATATCGATAGATATTTTTCATCCTGGATATATACCTAATACAAGTCAGTACAATGATGTTGTAGTTGAGTGGGAAAATTAA
- a CDS encoding IS3 family transposase has protein sequence MIYGIRFKTKKETRKVIINYIEGFYNSRRLHSSLGYKLPREYINDYYKNEKKVA, from the coding sequence GTGATATATGGAATCCGCTTCAAGACAAAAAAAGAGACTAGGAAGGTGATAATTAACTATATAGAAGGTTTTTATAACTCAAGGCGTTTGCATTCATCACTTGGATATAAATTGCCAAGAGAATATATAAACGACTACTATAAGAATGAGAAAAAAGTGGCCTAG
- a CDS encoding ATP-binding protein codes for MFRQFFGLKYNPFGKEIDISDVYESEDIKELNSRFKYIQNIRGMFLLVGEPGMGKSTALRKFSAGLNPGLYKPCYFSLSTVTVMDFYRGLLISLGEVPSHKKVTMFHQIQQAIMSLYYIPRLQLKLFILHQKAYPALLTVLQPQALCMLVQ; via the coding sequence ATGTTCAGACAGTTTTTTGGACTAAAATACAATCCTTTTGGAAAAGAAATTGATATTTCTGATGTTTATGAAAGTGAAGATATTAAGGAATTAAATTCAAGATTTAAATATATTCAAAACATCCGGGGAATGTTTCTTTTAGTCGGTGAACCGGGAATGGGAAAATCCACCGCCTTAAGAAAATTTTCAGCCGGGTTAAATCCGGGACTTTACAAACCCTGCTATTTTTCTCTCTCAACAGTTACCGTTATGGATTTTTACCGAGGTCTTTTAATATCTTTAGGAGAAGTGCCTTCACATAAGAAGGTTACAATGTTTCATCAGATACAACAAGCAATAATGTCTTTGTACTATATACCCAGGCTGCAATTGAAGCTATTTATTCTGCATCAAAAGGCGTACCCCGCCTTGTTAACAGTCTTGCAACCTCAAGCCTTATGTATGCTTGTTCAATAA